The following nucleotide sequence is from Candidatus Obscuribacterales bacterium.
GAGCATTTTCCGTTGAGATAAAGGGAATGGCGGCGTATGAAGCTTTTCGTCAGGGACTGGTTGGAGTAGGATGATGAGGGCGATAGGGTCTACTACTTTAGCGTTGTTTGCCCATGATAGACCATAGGGTATGGCAGGTGCACGACTTGAGAGTTTAGACCAAACCAAATCATAGCAAATTCATTGCCATATCCCCACTGCTGAATCTGATTTCCGGCAGGGCTTATGGATGGGAACGATTCCTGCGGCTGAAGTAGCCTCATTCGGCAACGCCATTAAAGGTGCGGTGTTGCTGAATTGGAAGATGAACCTCTAGTTACAGAATTAGGTGCCCCCATGCGGCTCTCCAACAGATTCTGCTTCAACCACAAGCACAGGAAGACAGCTAGTTTCGACAATGGCTCGCGGTACAGAACCGACCAGTACGTCTTGGAATGAGCGGTGCCCACGCTTACCCACAATGATTTCCGCTACACCATAGTCTTGAGCGATGTGAATAATTGTTTCTGGGATCACGCCTTCTCGGATCAAAAACTGGTAACGAATGTCGGCTAAGGTGTGTTTTATTTGGTCTCGCAGCCACACCATGCCCGGTAAATCATCCATCTGTTGCACATATAGAACAATGACCTCGCCATCACTGCGTCGGGCCAGTTCGGCAGCTTTTTTCAGAACTTGGGGCGCTAGGGGCGACGTATCCACAGCAGCTAGCAGAATAATCCGTCGCTCGATTGCTACTTTAGTGGGATCTACCTCACCCTGCTCTAGGAGCTTGGGGGCAAAGGTGGGAATCGCCCATGCCCCTAGGGGCGCAGTCACTAAAATTGACAGGGCAGCGATCGCCAATATCGTTTCTCCGCCGGCAATACCCTGGGCTAGGGGAATTGCTCCGATCGCTGCCTGTACCGTGGCCTTGGCGGAGTTGCCGGGCAGCAGAAACAGACGCTCTTTCGCTGTCCAGTTACTGCCTAGAGTAGATAAGTACCAGCCTAGCGATCGCCCTCCCAGGGTTCCGATGGCTAAGACCAAGAGTCCTGTTAACAACGTATCGCCTAGTACGTCAAGCTGGATGCTAGCTCCTAGTAATACAAATAAGATAATCTCTGCGATCGCCCAGAGGCTATTAAAGCCACCGCGTAGTCGCCGAGCCAGGGGTGCATCTAGCTCAATTAAGAAAAATCCTGTTGCCATGACCGCTAGATAGCCAGAAAATATGGGTACCACTGCTGCCACAATCACCAGAAGCAGGGCGATGCTGGCGGTGACTAGAGAATCCTGAACCGCGTTTTGTGTCCAGTTTTGTTGGGCGAGTACGAAGACGAGAAGACGGGCCGTGATCCAACCTAAAAGCACACCCAACCCAACCTGGATCACCACCTGCACCGGCAGTAGATAGATGGCATGGACTGTGAATCCACCGGGTAGGGTGAGGATCGCATTTCCCTGGGAGAGAAATGACAGCAGGAGGCTAAACACCAGCAGCAATAAGACATCCGATAGGGCACTGCCGGTTAAAATGGCGTCGGGAATGCCCTTTTGGACGCCCCAACCTAAGCTTTTGAGCCGCAGCATAGCC
It contains:
- a CDS encoding cation:proton antiporter, with the translated sequence MLASMVWILLMGFFAGQLARRWQAPALVGMVIAGILLGPQVGHVLSDEVLGSADALRTIAIMVILMKAGLGLDREKLVQQGTVALRLGFLPAMGEAIGVMLAAIWLFQFDLATGLLLGCIIGAESPAVIVPAMLRLKSLGWGVQKGIPDAILTGSALSDVLLLLVFSLLLSFLSQGNAILTLPGGFTVHAIYLLPVQVVIQVGLGVLLGWITARLLVFVLAQQNWTQNAVQDSLVTASIALLLVIVAAVVPIFSGYLAVMATGFFLIELDAPLARRLRGGFNSLWAIAEIILFVLLGASIQLDVLGDTLLTGLLVLAIGTLGGRSLGWYLSTLGSNWTAKERLFLLPGNSAKATVQAAIGAIPLAQGIAGGETILAIAALSILVTAPLGAWAIPTFAPKLLEQGEVDPTKVAIERRIILLAAVDTSPLAPQVLKKAAELARRSDGEVIVLYVQQMDDLPGMVWLRDQIKHTLADIRYQFLIREGVIPETIIHIAQDYGVAEIIVGKRGHRSFQDVLVGSVPRAIVETSCLPVLVVEAESVGEPHGGT